The segment CTCGTGCGCTCAGCTCGTTCCTCCGCAGGCACCTGCTGATAGATCAGCGGGAGGCGAGGAATTTAAGGaacgggcgggggcggggcttaTCTGCACGTGAGGGCGGGTTGGAGAGTTCAGTGGGCGGGGCAAGGGCGGGGCTTCTCTCCGATGGGGCGGGGATGTCAGGCGCCTAGTTAGAGGAATGGGGCCTCACCTGGATGCCGAGTGCGGGCCCCAGTTGGGCGTTAGGGGTCTGATTGGGTTGAGACTCACTGGGCGGGGCTGGATCGCATGTAGACGTGCGGAGCGGGCCAAGGGCCTCATTAATCACTTTCTGGACGTTAGGGTTGGAACAGGGCCtgtttggggagggggtggggggaggctcaCCTGAGTGTAGGCCGACTCCCCCGCGCGCTGGAAGGTCCACTCCACGTGCGCCTGCAGCGAGCGGGCCTCACACTCCAGGAAGGCGCTACCTCCCTCCACACCCAGCACCTTCTGCTCCAGCAGCACAGGGTGGGATGAGTCTGGGGGCAAAGGGAATGTCAGATTCAGACAAAGCAGGACAGGGTGGGGCAGTCTTTAAGCGCTGAGGGATGAGAGCAGCTGAGACACTCACCCCCGGAACACAGTATGCTGGGGTCACCGTTCCTTACGTCCTGCCGTCGGAACCGCCTGGGGATCGGGGACATTAGAGCCTCCGTGAGTGCGTCTTTTAGCCAGGGATGGATAAAGACTCCCTCCAGGCAGCACGTCCTTGACCCTGCTCACCTCTTGGCACTGGGCTGGAAGCGAGTGCACTTGGCCCCATCCCAGGCACAGTAGGGGTCACGTGCCAGGCAGCATTCGGCACAGGCACGGCCGTGGGAAGCACAGCGGTGCAACGGGATCTGGGCCACCCCGCTGCGAGAGGCTACGTACAGTTGGTGCTAGGGGAATAAGGCTCCAGGCTGACCGAGGGAGGCCCAGTGCCAACCTCCCATAGGTCAGGGATCCCTTCCCCCCATTTGACAAAAGGGAACACTGGGGTCTCAAGTCACAGAGCCTGTCCTTGAAATGGAAATTGGGGCTTATCATCACCAAAAGAATGGGAGTGGGGGCACCTGGGAACACTTTGGGTCCATTCCACCCCCAAGCACTCTGGTCACTTACCCTCTTAGAGGAGATTTGCATGCTGGTGACAGCAGCTGAGTCCTGAGAAGGAGGAGGGGCTCTGGGATCATGGCTCCATGGGGTGAGGGTCCCCCAGGCAGTGGGGGCTAGGCCTCACCTCAAACATGTGTAATTCCTCCAGGAGCAGCCCCTCAGCATTTGGCCAGCCGCCCTTGGGGACGGAGATCACCTTCAGCACTGTGCCTGCATCTGTAGGGATGAGAAGAGGGGGTGACTCCTTGTGCCCTCTGACAGCTAGGGCCAGGGGTCTCCTTGCTTCTGATGCCTCCACCCGCAGCACGGCTGGAGAGGTGAAGAATGTGGGTTGAAGCAATCAGAGCAGCATCCAGAAGGAGATGGGGGACACAGCCCCAGGAAACATATGGAAATGGGTCTGAACACAGGGAAATTCCACTAACAGGCCAAAGAGCCTGCGCTGGGTTTTGTAGGTGGTCATGGCAGGACCCTGACCTGTGCCGATGAAGAGGACGTCGTAGTATCCATCAGCAGCTGCGACACGGTCTGCAGTGATCTGGGTGAAGGTGTACCCGGCACCCACTTGTTGGAAGAGAGGGCGCCCGCCGATGGGCAGGACCGAATTGTACATGAGGGGGTGGTTCCGGGCAAACTGGATGACATCATCAGGAAAGTCCTTGGTGGAACTGAAGGTGCCAAAAGTCTTGCTGGGgcactgggaggtggggaggaggcaaGACAAGGAAGTGGATAAGAAGGCCGGGTGGGCAGCCCTCCACAAGAGACCACCCAGAACTTGGAGTGTGTATGAGGGGGTGGGTATTGGACAGAGCCCTGCCCTGGCAATCTGAGGGGGAATTATGACCTTCCCCTGAGGAACCCTGTCTGATGAAGAGGATGTTTTCCcaaccattaaaaaaacaaaaaaaggaagaaatcacaTTCACCAAGAAGACCCCAGGCCAAGTCCTCCACCCTGCATTAACTGGGTTGTGGAGGCAGTCTCTGGGCTACGCACCATGCCAGGTCGGGGGTAGGGGACACGTCCCTGGTAGGACACCCACTGGTGCATGGGCCCCTCCTTGTGTGCAAAGGGTCCCAGGAAGGCCCGGCGTACATCATTCATGCTGTACACGCACACGGCAGAACCCTGGAAGATGCTGCTGCAGGTGAAGATGTCAGTGGAGCGAAGGGCTCCAGTGGAGCCTGGGCCATCCTGCCCACTGCCTCCCACACCTCACCTGGATGTGGAGAAGACAGCATAGAGCAGCGGGGTCCAGCGATCTCGCGAGGACAACAGGAACACGTCCTCTGTAGGGAAGGGACCACGCTGGGGGAGGGTGCAGAGCCAGGCTCCAGGGTCTGTGCCCCTGTGttcactgcccccaccccatcctccacTCCTGCTGCTTACGGAGCTGGTCATAGTTCGTATCGCCCTCGGCACCGGGCACCGAGCACACCAGCCGCGCCTTCAGGAAAGTTGTCCACTTGTTGACCAGGCTGCGCTGGCCACCCACGTCGTTCTGCAGGGGCCAGTAGGAGGGGATGAGGGTGAGGCCCTGACAGGCAAAGGGGCGGTGGCAGAACCTCTGAATGTGGCCCAGGAAGGCCTCACCCTGCAGATCTGGCCAACGCGGGACACAGACAGGCGTCCCAGTGCCGGCGTGGCCTCCACCGCAGACTCACGGAAGAAGAAGTAGATCTTGTCATCATCTGGGTTCTCACTCTCCGGGATCCAAAAGACCTTGATAAACTTGGGCTCTGGCCACAGCAGGAGGCGAGGGGTCACTGAGGTCCTGCCTGGCCCTGCCTCCCCTTCTCTTTAAGCCAGCATAAGCCCTCAGGGCAGCCGCTGACCACCCCAACTCCAGAAGCAAGTTCGACGGGCTCCCCAGGACAGAATCAAGATGAGGGCCTGTGAGTCAAGAAGCAGCCACGAGAGGGCAGCAGAGACCGTGGCTACCTGGGCTCACAGG is part of the Bubalus kerabau isolate K-KA32 ecotype Philippines breed swamp buffalo chromosome 20, PCC_UOA_SB_1v2, whole genome shotgun sequence genome and harbors:
- the SEMA3B gene encoding semaphorin-3B isoform X4; amino-acid sequence: MGRAEAAAMIPGLALLWAAGLGGAAPSTPRLRLSFQELQARHGLRTFRLERTCCYEALLLDEERGRLFVGAENHVASLSLDNISKRAKKLAWPARVEWREECNWAGKDIGTECMNFVKLLHAYNHTHLLACGTGAFHPICAFVEVGQRLEEPMLRLDPRRLEDGKGKSPYDPRHRAASVLVGEELYSGVAADLMGRDFTIFRSLGQRPSLRTEPHDSRWLNEPKFIKVFWIPESENPDDDKIYFFFRESAVEATPALGRLSVSRVGQICRNDVGGQRSLVNKWTTFLKARLVCSVPGAEGDTNYDQLQDVFLLSSRDRWTPLLYAVFSTSSIFQGSAVCVYSMNDVRRAFLGPFAHKEGPMHQWVSYQGRVPYPRPGMCPSKTFGTFSSTKDFPDDVIQFARNHPLMYNSVLPIGGRPLFQQVGAGYTFTQITADRVAAADGYYDVLFIGTDAGTVLKVISVPKGGWPNAEGLLLEELHMFEDSAAVTSMQISSKRHQLYVASRSGVAQIPLHRCASHGRACAECCLARDPYCAWDGAKCTRFQPSAKRRFRRQDVRNGDPSILCSGDSSHPVLLEQKVLGVEGGSAFLECEARSLQAHVEWTFQRAGESAYTQVPAEERAERTRRGLLLRGLRRGDSGVYLCAAVEQGFSQPLRRLALHVLSAAQAERLARTEDTAPVAPPGPKLWYRDFLQLVEPGGGGANSLRMCRPQPAPRPQVPESRRKGRNRRTHAPELRAERGPRSAADW
- the SEMA3B gene encoding semaphorin-3B isoform X1 — translated: MGRAEAAAMIPGLALLWAAGLGGAAPSTPRLRLSFQELQARHGLRTFRLERTCCYEALLLDEERGRLFVGAENHVASLSLDNISKRAKKLAWPARVEWREECNWAGKDIGTECMNFVKLLHAYNHTHLLACGTGAFHPICAFVEVGQRLEEPMLRLDPRRLEDGKGKSPYDPRHRAASVLVGEELYSGVAADLMGRDFTIFRSLGQRPSLRTEPHDSRWLNEPKFIKVFWIPESENPDDDKIYFFFRESAVEATPALGRLSVSRVGQICRNDVGGQRSLVNKWTTFLKARLVCSVPGAEGDTNYDQLQDVFLLSSRDRWTPLLYAVFSTSSSIFQGSAVCVYSMNDVRRAFLGPFAHKEGPMHQWVSYQGRVPYPRPGMCPSKTFGTFSSTKDFPDDVIQFARNHPLMYNSVLPIGGRPLFQQVGAGYTFTQITADRVAAADGYYDVLFIGTDAGTVLKVISVPKGGWPNAEGLLLEELHMFEDSAAVTSMQISSKRHQLYVASRSGVAQIPLHRCASHGRACAECCLARDPYCAWDGAKCTRFQPSAKRRFRRQDVRNGDPSILCSGDSSHPVLLEQKVLGVEGGSAFLECEARSLQAHVEWTFQRAGESAYTQQVPAEERAERTRRGLLLRGLRRGDSGVYLCAAVEQGFSQPLRRLALHVLSAAQAERLARTEDTAPVAPPGPKLWYRDFLQLVEPGGGGANSLRMCRPQPAPRPQVPESRRKGRNRRTHAPELRAERGPRSAADW
- the SEMA3B gene encoding semaphorin-3B isoform X3 produces the protein MGRAEAAAMIPGLALLWAAGLGGAAPSTPRLRLSFQELQARHGLRTFRLERTCCYEALLLDEERGRLFVGAENHVASLSLDNISKRAKKLAWPARVEWREECNWAGKDIGTECMNFVKLLHAYNHTHLLACGTGAFHPICAFVEVGQRLEEPMLRLDPRRLEDGKGKSPYDPRHRAASVLVGEELYSGVAADLMGRDFTIFRSLGQRPSLRTEPHDSRWLNEPKFIKVFWIPESENPDDDKIYFFFRESAVEATPALGRLSVSRVGQICRNDVGGQRSLVNKWTTFLKARLVCSVPGAEGDTNYDQLQDVFLLSSRDRWTPLLYAVFSTSSIFQGSAVCVYSMNDVRRAFLGPFAHKEGPMHQWVSYQGRVPYPRPGMCPSKTFGTFSSTKDFPDDVIQFARNHPLMYNSVLPIGGRPLFQQVGAGYTFTQITADRVAAADGYYDVLFIGTDAGTVLKVISVPKGGWPNAEGLLLEELHMFEDSAAVTSMQISSKRHQLYVASRSGVAQIPLHRCASHGRACAECCLARDPYCAWDGAKCTRFQPSAKRRFRRQDVRNGDPSILCSGDSSHPVLLEQKVLGVEGGSAFLECEARSLQAHVEWTFQRAGESAYTQQVPAEERAERTRRGLLLRGLRRGDSGVYLCAAVEQGFSQPLRRLALHVLSAAQAERLARTEDTAPVAPPGPKLWYRDFLQLVEPGGGGANSLRMCRPQPAPRPQVPESRRKGRNRRTHAPELRAERGPRSAADW
- the SEMA3B gene encoding semaphorin-3B isoform X2, with protein sequence MGRAEAAAMIPGLALLWAAGLGGAAPSTPRLRLSFQELQARHGLRTFRLERTCCYEALLLDEERGRLFVGAENHVASLSLDNISKRAKKLAWPARVEWREECNWAGKDIGTECMNFVKLLHAYNHTHLLACGTGAFHPICAFVEVGQRLEEPMLRLDPRRLEDGKGKSPYDPRHRAASVLVGEELYSGVAADLMGRDFTIFRSLGQRPSLRTEPHDSRWLNEPKFIKVFWIPESENPDDDKIYFFFRESAVEATPALGRLSVSRVGQICRNDVGGQRSLVNKWTTFLKARLVCSVPGAEGDTNYDQLQDVFLLSSRDRWTPLLYAVFSTSSSIFQGSAVCVYSMNDVRRAFLGPFAHKEGPMHQWVSYQGRVPYPRPGMCPSKTFGTFSSTKDFPDDVIQFARNHPLMYNSVLPIGGRPLFQQVGAGYTFTQITADRVAAADGYYDVLFIGTDAGTVLKVISVPKGGWPNAEGLLLEELHMFEDSAAVTSMQISSKRHQLYVASRSGVAQIPLHRCASHGRACAECCLARDPYCAWDGAKCTRFQPSAKRRFRRQDVRNGDPSILCSGDSSHPVLLEQKVLGVEGGSAFLECEARSLQAHVEWTFQRAGESAYTQVPAEERAERTRRGLLLRGLRRGDSGVYLCAAVEQGFSQPLRRLALHVLSAAQAERLARTEDTAPVAPPGPKLWYRDFLQLVEPGGGGANSLRMCRPQPAPRPQVPESRRKGRNRRTHAPELRAERGPRSAADW